In Candidatus Bathyarchaeota archaeon, one DNA window encodes the following:
- a CDS encoding Lrp/AsnC ligand binding domain-containing protein, with product MPVAFVLINTEIGSESEVLETLKNVEGVVEAYAVYGVYDVVAKITADTMDKLKETVTWHVRRLDKVRSTLTMIVVEEPGA from the coding sequence TTGCCAGTAGCCTTTGTGCTAATCAACACCGAAATCGGCTCAGAAAGCGAGGTTCTAGAAACCCTGAAAAACGTTGAAGGAGTAGTAGAAGCCTACGCAGTCTACGGAGTCTACGACGTAGTTGCAAAAATCACCGCAGATACTATGGACAAACTTAAAGAAACTGTCACATGGCATGTGCGGAGACTAGACAAAGTTCGCTCCACACTGACTATGATAGTAGTTGAAGAACCCGGCGCCTAG